One window of Nicotiana tomentosiformis chromosome 11, ASM39032v3, whole genome shotgun sequence genomic DNA carries:
- the LOC104092192 gene encoding uncharacterized protein — protein sequence MGRLASAVEISDERHRSYGNGDDGRYSPQRHRYRSRSRSPIRNRNRSRSRSLRGSRCRSRSPAYSPYRGQQPNGRNGRRSYSPDRSYRRPSSTNEPPRRFGRGKKPDLDRDYRNGKIADSDSDEELKAKGLNFEEYRRLKRQKLRKQLKNCIWNCTPSPPRNENEPEYDEPDEIVEKSVDEKVKKTDESKKDLKFSKSESEASDSDSEASDSESSEDLESRKSRKRKKLRSRRRSRRSRRESESQSESEEESSDDSEEEERRIRRKKSWRKQSSRRRDKRGKKKRSKRKSYSDESESKSQSQESDSDDSDASKKQKRDLKSKKKKDDGDSDIPEKSLELDGDARINEKADETTIDEVDSELLEFKELIEARKKSNLDNEPQVGPMPLPRAEGHISYGGALRPGEGDAIAQYVQQGKRIPRRGEVGLSADEISKFEGLGYVMSGSRHQRMNAIRIRKENQVYSAEDKRALAMFNYEEKAKREQKVMADLQRLVQRHIGQDTGPSHDPFGGKSEEGADA from the coding sequence ATGGGTAGACTCGCCTCCGCCGTTGAAATCTCCGACGAAAGGCATCGCAGCTACGGGAACGGTGACGACGGCCGTTACTCCCCTCAACGCCACCGCTatcgaagccgtagccgtagccctATCAGAAACCGAAATCGTAGCCGAAGCCGAAGTCTCAGAGGGAGCCGTTGCCGCAGTCGTAGTCCGGCATATAGTCCCTATAGAGGCCAGCAACCTAACGGCCGAAATGGTCGGCGATCATATTCTCCTGATCGTTCGTACCGTAGACCGAGTTCTACAAATGAGCCGCCTAGAAGATTCGGACGTGGTAAGAAACCCGACCTCGATAGAGATTATAGGAATGGAAAAATTGCAGATTCAGATTCGGATGAAGAGCTTAAAGCTAAAGGCTTGAATTTTGAAGAGTACCGAAGGCTAAAGCGTCAGAAATTGAGGAAACAGTTGAAGAATTGTATTTGGAATTGCACACCTAGTCCACCTAGGAATGAAAATGAACCAGAGTACGATGAACCTGATGAAATTGTAGAAAAAAGTGTAGATGAGAAGGTAAAGAAAACTGATGAATCCaaaaaagatttgaaatttaGCAAATCTGAATCGGAGGCCTCAGATTCTGATTCAGAGGCTTCAGATTCCGAATCCTCGGAGGATTTGGAATCCAGGAAATCTAGGAAGAGGAAGAAATTGAGGTCTAGACGTAGAAGTAGGAGATCGAGAAGGGAGAGTGAGAGTCAGAGTGAATCGGAGGAAGAGTCGAGCGATGATTCAGAAGAAGAAGAGAGGAGAATACGAAGGAAGAAGTCGTGGAGAAAACAAAGTAGTAGAAGGAGAGATAAAAGGGGTAAGAagaaaagaagcaaaagaaaaagctATTCAGATGAGAGTGAGAGTAAGAGCCAAAGCCAAGAGAGTGATAGTGATGATTCTGATGCTAGTAAGAAGCAAAAGCGCGATTTGAAGAGTAAGAAAAAGAAGGATGATGGGGATAGTGACATACCAGAAAAGAGCTTGGAATTGGATGGGGATGCTAGAATTAATGAGAAGGCCGATGAAACAACGATAGATGAAGTTGATAGTGAGTTGCTTGAATTCAAAGAACTGATTGAGGCAAGAAAAAAGAGTAATTTGGATAATGAGCCGCAAGTTGGTCCAATGCCATTACCCAGGGCTGAAGGGCATATAAGCTATGGTGGGGCACTTAGGCCTGGTGAAGGTGATGCTATTGCCCAATATGTTCAGCAAGGGAAGCGTATTCCGCGTAGAGGTGAAGTGGGTCTTTCAGCTGATGAGATTTCGAAATTTGAGGGTCTTGGGTATGTGATGAGTGGTAGTAGGCATCAAAGGATGAATGCTATTCGTATTAGAAAAGAAAACCAAGTTTACAGCGCTGAAGACAAGCGAGCCTTGGCCATGTTTAACTATGAGGAGAAGGCTAAGCGTGAACAGAAGGTTATGGCTGATTTGCAGCGCCTTGTGCAACGCCATATTGGTCAGGATACCGGTCCATCTCACGATCCGTTTGGAGGGAAGTCTGAAGAGGGTGCTGATGCTTGA
- the LOC104092190 gene encoding uncharacterized protein isoform X3, translating into MDSKVTQLQKADMEAILGPDSEPFETFISDHIDSSEENDSEAKSIFNMMRQKDPESLALKLVDYLGPSHDFYTRQECALLLKKLLKDDDLCTWHKLSVSTQSSIKCMILDCMNQEESEFIIGELRYTVYTLAASPLPDNNWPELLPFLHQCVTNSSSNNFLKKSVFLILAQLAEHRSEKIVLWVKDLHSVFLNTLNDDTLDLNVRIAATKAVINFIQCVSSSNEKEQFQDLLPGVLRTLADTLSSGGDEDASWYVLAFLKDLAKNEPRFLRRQLVVVVGSILDIAEYEKLQEGTRHGAVEFLVTLVEASWEKTPGMMKRLLSFISRCLTVLVNLLAGIKDDPDWHSAKTKYDSTGATSNHGFSVHFIERFSRALGGKSFVHIAKEQLSAYWDAPEWEKRHAAPFALAQIAKGCSKQVMIKDLDQPVKKVLNCLQDPHPRVRWAACCAIDMLSTVYHPDFQEQYHNQVVPALAATMDHVHPRVQASAAGALSFFCVSNKPDFLIPYLDGIVNKLLVLVQNGKQMVQQEALYALSRITESVKEYFRTYYDTVMPQLKAFLRNADLKSDFILLARAIECMSCVGSAVGREKFREDAEQVIKVIMISLQGIQAKGDDSPTEYLLRACAAICDCLGQDFLPYIHKVMPFIIQYAQLEPAITISVKRNQVAACFMLCRFAETLKGDFYPWVSQVVSVFIPLLKFYTHNGLRKCAVNSMYILLRSAKLAVEKGIAQGASEAYFTKLSDHIMQSLLDALHEEPMTDISAVMLSTLNNYLQISPLLNEGQLRRIVTEVRHVITESSNRKRKFKERAKSEDFDAEEDELLRTEKWQEDHILWQLCRILKTLIKMVKAAFFPFIDELASYLIPMWGKDKTAQERCTPTVIFASLVRECPEVALKYCDIFLPLFLDASNDENPRVRQNALYGLGLYAEYGSSVFKPVVKEAISRINVVIMHLCAREPENECAYDNAVSALGKICQFHRESINSAQIVPIWLNCLPIKGDLAEAKYVHGELCSMVERSDRELIGPSYQYIPKVISVFAEILELVPAAYHSFARISVIQRRLEV; encoded by the exons ATGGATAGCAAGGTTACTCAGTTACAGAAGGCCGATATGGAGGCTATTCTTGGGCCTGACTCAGAGCCATTTGAAACATTTATTTCTGATCACATAGACAGCTCCGAGGAAAATGATTCGGAGGCTAAGTCCATATTTAACATGATGAGGCAGAAGGATCCAGAATCCCTTGCACTTAAGCTTGTTGACTATCTTGGTCCTTCCCACGACTTTTATACCCGTCAAGAGTGTGCTCTCCTCTTAAAGAAGTTGCTTAAAGATGATGACTTATGCACTTGGCACAAATTAAGTGTCTCCACTCAATCAAGCATCAAGTGTATGATCCTTGATTGTATGAACCAAGAAGAATCAGAATTCATCATCGGAGAGCTTCGTTACACTGTTTATACGCTGGCTGCTTCACCTCTTCCGGATAATAACTGGCCTGAGTTATTGCCCTTCTTGCACCAATGCGTCACTAATTCTAGTTCAAACAACTTTTTAAAAAAGTCAGTTTTCTTAATACTTGCGCAACTAGCTGAGCATAGAAGCGAAAAGATTGTCCTTTGGGTAAAAGATCTGCACTCAGTATTCCTAAATACACTGAATGATGATACCCTCGATCTCAATGTGAGGATTGCGGCCACAAAAGCTGTGATCAACTTCATTCAGTGCGTATCGAGCTCAAATGAAAAGGAGCAATTTCAAGATCTATTGCCAGGTGTGCTGAGGACGTTGGCTGACACATTGAGCAGCGGTGGGGACGAGGATGCATCATGGTACGTGCTGGCATTTTTAAAGGACTTGGCGAAGAATGAGCCTAGGTTCTTGAGGCGACAACTAGTGGTTGTTGTGGGTTCAATATTGGATATAGCAGAGTATGAGAAATTGCAAGAGGGGACGAGGCATGGGGCGGTTGaatttttggtaactttggttgaggcaagctgggagaagACACCTGGGATGATGAAGAGGTTGCTCTCGTTTATTAGCAGATGTTTAACAGTGTTAGTGAATTTATTAGCCGGTATAAAGGATGACCCTGATTGGCATAGTGCCAAGACCAAGTATGATAGTACAGGGGCAACAAGTAACCACGGCTTTAGTGTGCACTTCATAGAACGGTTTTCTCGTGCATTAGGAGGTAAGTCTTTTGTTCATATTGCTAAAGAGCAGCTGTCTGCTTACTGGGATGCCCCAGAGTGGGAGAAGCGCCATGCAGCTCCCTTTGCACTTGCTCAGATTGCTAAAGGCTGCTCAAAGCAG GTGATGATTAAGGATCTGGATCAACCGGTGAAAAAGGTTTTAAATTGTCTCCAAGATCCTCATCCTCGAGTCAGATGGGCTGCTTGCTGCGCAATTGACATGCTATCAACTGTCTACCATCCAGATTTTCAAGAACAATACCATAACCAAGTAGTTCCTGCATTAGCTGCAACTATGGATCATGTTCATCCACGAGTGCAG GCATCTGCTGCTGGAGCTCTATCCTTCTTCTGTGTGTCCAACAAGCCAGATTTTTTGATACCTTACCTAGATGGAATAGTTAACAAACTGCTTGTACTTGTACAG AATGGCAAACAAATGGTCCAACAAGAAGCATTATATGCATTGTCTCGTATAACTGAATCTGTTAAG GAGTACTTCCGGACCTATTATGACACTGTTATGCCACAGTTGAAAGCTTTCTTGAGAAATGCAGATCTTAAATCCGATTTCATTCTTCTTGCCAGAGCGATAGAGTGCATGAGCTGTGTTGGGTCTGCTGTTGGCAGGGAGAAATTTAGAGAAGACGCAGAGCAG GTCATCAAAGTGATTATGATATCATTACAAGGAATACAAGCGAAGGGGGATGATTCTCCAACTGAATACTTGCTAAGG GCATGTGCTGCAATTTGCGATTGCCTAGGACAGGATTTTCTTCCTTATATCCATAAAGTCATGCCCTTTATTATTCAATATGCTCAACTTGAACCTGCTATAACCATCTCTGTGAAGCGGAACCAAGTTGCAGCCTGTTTTATGCTATGCCGCTTCGCTGAGACATTAAAGGGAGACTTCTACCCATGGGTTTCCCAG GTTGTTTCAGTCTTTATTCCACTTCTGAAATTCTATACCCACAATGGTCTCAGGAAATGTGCTGTTAATT CCATGTATATTTTGTTGCGTTCTGCTAAACTGGCTGTTGAGAAAGGGATCGCACAAGGTGCAAGTGAGGCATATTTCACAAAGTTGTCAGACCATATAATGCAGTCTTTGCTAGATGCTTTGCATGAG GAGCCTATGACAGATATATCTGCAGTCATGTTGAGTACATTGAACAATTACCTGCAG ATCAGTCCACTTCTCAATGAAGGTCAGCTTCGTAGAATAGTGACTGAGGTAAGGCATGTCATTACAGAAAGTTCAAACAGAAAACGAAAATTCAAGGAGAGAGCAAAATCAGAAGACTTTGATGCTGAGGAAGATGAATTGCTGAGGACGGAAAAATGGCAAGAAGATCATATTTTGTGGCAG CTTTGTCGAATATTAAAAACATTGATCAAAATGGTGAAGGCAGCATTCTTTCCTTTCATTGACGAGCTGGCATCATATCTGATTCCTATGTGG GGAAAAGATAAAACAGCTCAAGAGAGATGTACACCAACTGTTATCTTTGCTAGCCTAGTGAGGGAGTGCCCTGAAGTGGCTCTAAA GTACTGTGATATATTTCTACCTTTGTTTTTGGATGCAAGCAATGACGAGAACCCAAGAGTTAGACAG AATGCTCTTTATGGACTTGGGCTTTATGCGGAATATGGTAGTTCTGTTTTCAAACCTGTTGTTAAAG AGGCTATTTCAAGGATCAATGTTGTGATAATGCATTTATGTGCTCGTGAACCTGAGAATGAATGTGCATATGATAATGCTGTTTCTGCACTGGGTAAGATATGTCAGTTCCATCGGGAAAGTATCAATTCAGCCCAG
- the LOC104092190 gene encoding uncharacterized protein isoform X1, which produces MDSKVTQLQKADMEAILGPDSEPFETFISDHIDSSEENDSEAKSIFNMMRQKDPESLALKLVDYLGPSHDFYTRQECALLLKKLLKDDDLCTWHKLSVSTQSSIKCMILDCMNQEESEFIIGELRYTVYTLAASPLPDNNWPELLPFLHQCVTNSSSNNFLKKSVFLILAQLAEHRSEKIVLWVKDLHSVFLNTLNDDTLDLNVRIAATKAVINFIQCVSSSNEKEQFQDLLPGVLRTLADTLSSGGDEDASWYVLAFLKDLAKNEPRFLRRQLVVVVGSILDIAEYEKLQEGTRHGAVEFLVTLVEASWEKTPGMMKRLLSFISRCLTVLVNLLAGIKDDPDWHSAKTKYDSTGATSNHGFSVHFIERFSRALGGKSFVHIAKEQLSAYWDAPEWEKRHAAPFALAQIAKGCSKQVMIKDLDQPVKKVLNCLQDPHPRVRWAACCAIDMLSTVYHPDFQEQYHNQVVPALAATMDHVHPRVQASAAGALSFFCVSNKPDFLIPYLDGIVNKLLVLVQNGKQMVQQEALYALSRITESVKEYFRTYYDTVMPQLKAFLRNADLKSDFILLARAIECMSCVGSAVGREKFREDAEQVIKVIMISLQGIQAKGDDSPTEYLLRACAAICDCLGQDFLPYIHKVMPFIIQYAQLEPAITISVKRNQVAACFMLCRFAETLKGDFYPWVSQVVSVFIPLLKFYTHNGLRKCAVNSMYILLRSAKLAVEKGIAQGASEAYFTKLSDHIMQSLLDALHEEPMTDISAVMLSTLNNYLQISPLLNEGQLRRIVTEVRHVITESSNRKRKFKERAKSEDFDAEEDELLRTEKWQEDHILWQLCRILKTLIKMVKAAFFPFIDELASYLIPMWGKDKTAQERCTPTVIFASLVRECPEVALKYCDIFLPLFLDASNDENPRVRQNALYGLGLYAEYGSSVFKPVVKEAISRINVVIMHLCAREPENECAYDNAVSALGKICQFHRESINSAQIVPIWLNCLPIKGDLAEAKYVHGELCSMVERSDRELIGPSYQYIPKVISVFAEDLLVYSNGVPNTPKVKRIEIGTRIGLKQKSEIWVLL; this is translated from the exons ATGGATAGCAAGGTTACTCAGTTACAGAAGGCCGATATGGAGGCTATTCTTGGGCCTGACTCAGAGCCATTTGAAACATTTATTTCTGATCACATAGACAGCTCCGAGGAAAATGATTCGGAGGCTAAGTCCATATTTAACATGATGAGGCAGAAGGATCCAGAATCCCTTGCACTTAAGCTTGTTGACTATCTTGGTCCTTCCCACGACTTTTATACCCGTCAAGAGTGTGCTCTCCTCTTAAAGAAGTTGCTTAAAGATGATGACTTATGCACTTGGCACAAATTAAGTGTCTCCACTCAATCAAGCATCAAGTGTATGATCCTTGATTGTATGAACCAAGAAGAATCAGAATTCATCATCGGAGAGCTTCGTTACACTGTTTATACGCTGGCTGCTTCACCTCTTCCGGATAATAACTGGCCTGAGTTATTGCCCTTCTTGCACCAATGCGTCACTAATTCTAGTTCAAACAACTTTTTAAAAAAGTCAGTTTTCTTAATACTTGCGCAACTAGCTGAGCATAGAAGCGAAAAGATTGTCCTTTGGGTAAAAGATCTGCACTCAGTATTCCTAAATACACTGAATGATGATACCCTCGATCTCAATGTGAGGATTGCGGCCACAAAAGCTGTGATCAACTTCATTCAGTGCGTATCGAGCTCAAATGAAAAGGAGCAATTTCAAGATCTATTGCCAGGTGTGCTGAGGACGTTGGCTGACACATTGAGCAGCGGTGGGGACGAGGATGCATCATGGTACGTGCTGGCATTTTTAAAGGACTTGGCGAAGAATGAGCCTAGGTTCTTGAGGCGACAACTAGTGGTTGTTGTGGGTTCAATATTGGATATAGCAGAGTATGAGAAATTGCAAGAGGGGACGAGGCATGGGGCGGTTGaatttttggtaactttggttgaggcaagctgggagaagACACCTGGGATGATGAAGAGGTTGCTCTCGTTTATTAGCAGATGTTTAACAGTGTTAGTGAATTTATTAGCCGGTATAAAGGATGACCCTGATTGGCATAGTGCCAAGACCAAGTATGATAGTACAGGGGCAACAAGTAACCACGGCTTTAGTGTGCACTTCATAGAACGGTTTTCTCGTGCATTAGGAGGTAAGTCTTTTGTTCATATTGCTAAAGAGCAGCTGTCTGCTTACTGGGATGCCCCAGAGTGGGAGAAGCGCCATGCAGCTCCCTTTGCACTTGCTCAGATTGCTAAAGGCTGCTCAAAGCAG GTGATGATTAAGGATCTGGATCAACCGGTGAAAAAGGTTTTAAATTGTCTCCAAGATCCTCATCCTCGAGTCAGATGGGCTGCTTGCTGCGCAATTGACATGCTATCAACTGTCTACCATCCAGATTTTCAAGAACAATACCATAACCAAGTAGTTCCTGCATTAGCTGCAACTATGGATCATGTTCATCCACGAGTGCAG GCATCTGCTGCTGGAGCTCTATCCTTCTTCTGTGTGTCCAACAAGCCAGATTTTTTGATACCTTACCTAGATGGAATAGTTAACAAACTGCTTGTACTTGTACAG AATGGCAAACAAATGGTCCAACAAGAAGCATTATATGCATTGTCTCGTATAACTGAATCTGTTAAG GAGTACTTCCGGACCTATTATGACACTGTTATGCCACAGTTGAAAGCTTTCTTGAGAAATGCAGATCTTAAATCCGATTTCATTCTTCTTGCCAGAGCGATAGAGTGCATGAGCTGTGTTGGGTCTGCTGTTGGCAGGGAGAAATTTAGAGAAGACGCAGAGCAG GTCATCAAAGTGATTATGATATCATTACAAGGAATACAAGCGAAGGGGGATGATTCTCCAACTGAATACTTGCTAAGG GCATGTGCTGCAATTTGCGATTGCCTAGGACAGGATTTTCTTCCTTATATCCATAAAGTCATGCCCTTTATTATTCAATATGCTCAACTTGAACCTGCTATAACCATCTCTGTGAAGCGGAACCAAGTTGCAGCCTGTTTTATGCTATGCCGCTTCGCTGAGACATTAAAGGGAGACTTCTACCCATGGGTTTCCCAG GTTGTTTCAGTCTTTATTCCACTTCTGAAATTCTATACCCACAATGGTCTCAGGAAATGTGCTGTTAATT CCATGTATATTTTGTTGCGTTCTGCTAAACTGGCTGTTGAGAAAGGGATCGCACAAGGTGCAAGTGAGGCATATTTCACAAAGTTGTCAGACCATATAATGCAGTCTTTGCTAGATGCTTTGCATGAG GAGCCTATGACAGATATATCTGCAGTCATGTTGAGTACATTGAACAATTACCTGCAG ATCAGTCCACTTCTCAATGAAGGTCAGCTTCGTAGAATAGTGACTGAGGTAAGGCATGTCATTACAGAAAGTTCAAACAGAAAACGAAAATTCAAGGAGAGAGCAAAATCAGAAGACTTTGATGCTGAGGAAGATGAATTGCTGAGGACGGAAAAATGGCAAGAAGATCATATTTTGTGGCAG CTTTGTCGAATATTAAAAACATTGATCAAAATGGTGAAGGCAGCATTCTTTCCTTTCATTGACGAGCTGGCATCATATCTGATTCCTATGTGG GGAAAAGATAAAACAGCTCAAGAGAGATGTACACCAACTGTTATCTTTGCTAGCCTAGTGAGGGAGTGCCCTGAAGTGGCTCTAAA GTACTGTGATATATTTCTACCTTTGTTTTTGGATGCAAGCAATGACGAGAACCCAAGAGTTAGACAG AATGCTCTTTATGGACTTGGGCTTTATGCGGAATATGGTAGTTCTGTTTTCAAACCTGTTGTTAAAG AGGCTATTTCAAGGATCAATGTTGTGATAATGCATTTATGTGCTCGTGAACCTGAGAATGAATGTGCATATGATAATGCTGTTTCTGCACTGGGTAAGATATGTCAGTTCCATCGGGAAAGTATCAATTCAGCCCAG
- the LOC104092190 gene encoding uncharacterized protein isoform X2: protein MDSKVTQLQKADMEAILGPDSEPFETFISDHIDSSEENDSEAKSIFNMMRQKDPESLALKLVDYLGPSHDFYTRQECALLLKKLLKDDDLCTWHKLSVSTQSSIKCMILDCMNQEESEFIIGELRYTVYTLAASPLPDNNWPELLPFLHQCVTNSSSNNFLKKSVFLILAQLAEHRSEKIVLWVKDLHSVFLNTLNDDTLDLNVRIAATKAVINFIQCVSSSNEKEQFQDLLPGVLRTLADTLSSGGDEDASWYVLAFLKDLAKNEPRFLRRQLVVVVGSILDIAEYEKLQEGTRHGAVEFLVTLVEASWEKTPGMMKRLLSFISRCLTVLVNLLAGIKDDPDWHSAKTKYDSTGATSNHGFSVHFIERFSRALGGKSFVHIAKEQLSAYWDAPEWEKRHAAPFALAQIAKGCSKQVMIKDLDQPVKKVLNCLQDPHPRVRWAACCAIDMLSTVYHPDFQEQYHNQVVPALAATMDHVHPRVQASAAGALSFFCVSNKPDFLIPYLDGIVNKLLVLVQNGKQMVQQEALYALSRITESVKEYFRTYYDTVMPQLKAFLRNADLKSDFILLARAIECMSCVGSAVGREKFREDAEQVIKVIMISLQGIQAKGDDSPTEYLLRACAAICDCLGQDFLPYIHKVMPFIIQYAQLEPAITISVKRNQVAACFMLCRFAETLKGDFYPWVSQVVSVFIPLLKFYTHNGLRKCAVNSMYILLRSAKLAVEKGIAQGASEAYFTKLSDHIMQSLLDALHEEPMTDISAVMLSTLNNYLQISPLLNEGQLRRIVTEVRHVITESSNRKRKFKERAKSEDFDAEEDELLRTEKWQEDHILWQLCRILKTLIKMVKAAFFPFIDELASYLIPMWGKDKTAQERCTPTVIFASLVRECPEVALKYCDIFLPLFLDASNDENPRVRQNALYGLGLYAEYGSSVFKPVVKEAISRINVVIMHLCAREPENECAYDNAVSALGKICQFHRESINSAQIVPIWLNCLPIKGDLAEAKYVHGELCSMVERSDRELIGPSYQYIPKVISVFAEGRKVTLTIRESILPRLLCYYRISY from the exons ATGGATAGCAAGGTTACTCAGTTACAGAAGGCCGATATGGAGGCTATTCTTGGGCCTGACTCAGAGCCATTTGAAACATTTATTTCTGATCACATAGACAGCTCCGAGGAAAATGATTCGGAGGCTAAGTCCATATTTAACATGATGAGGCAGAAGGATCCAGAATCCCTTGCACTTAAGCTTGTTGACTATCTTGGTCCTTCCCACGACTTTTATACCCGTCAAGAGTGTGCTCTCCTCTTAAAGAAGTTGCTTAAAGATGATGACTTATGCACTTGGCACAAATTAAGTGTCTCCACTCAATCAAGCATCAAGTGTATGATCCTTGATTGTATGAACCAAGAAGAATCAGAATTCATCATCGGAGAGCTTCGTTACACTGTTTATACGCTGGCTGCTTCACCTCTTCCGGATAATAACTGGCCTGAGTTATTGCCCTTCTTGCACCAATGCGTCACTAATTCTAGTTCAAACAACTTTTTAAAAAAGTCAGTTTTCTTAATACTTGCGCAACTAGCTGAGCATAGAAGCGAAAAGATTGTCCTTTGGGTAAAAGATCTGCACTCAGTATTCCTAAATACACTGAATGATGATACCCTCGATCTCAATGTGAGGATTGCGGCCACAAAAGCTGTGATCAACTTCATTCAGTGCGTATCGAGCTCAAATGAAAAGGAGCAATTTCAAGATCTATTGCCAGGTGTGCTGAGGACGTTGGCTGACACATTGAGCAGCGGTGGGGACGAGGATGCATCATGGTACGTGCTGGCATTTTTAAAGGACTTGGCGAAGAATGAGCCTAGGTTCTTGAGGCGACAACTAGTGGTTGTTGTGGGTTCAATATTGGATATAGCAGAGTATGAGAAATTGCAAGAGGGGACGAGGCATGGGGCGGTTGaatttttggtaactttggttgaggcaagctgggagaagACACCTGGGATGATGAAGAGGTTGCTCTCGTTTATTAGCAGATGTTTAACAGTGTTAGTGAATTTATTAGCCGGTATAAAGGATGACCCTGATTGGCATAGTGCCAAGACCAAGTATGATAGTACAGGGGCAACAAGTAACCACGGCTTTAGTGTGCACTTCATAGAACGGTTTTCTCGTGCATTAGGAGGTAAGTCTTTTGTTCATATTGCTAAAGAGCAGCTGTCTGCTTACTGGGATGCCCCAGAGTGGGAGAAGCGCCATGCAGCTCCCTTTGCACTTGCTCAGATTGCTAAAGGCTGCTCAAAGCAG GTGATGATTAAGGATCTGGATCAACCGGTGAAAAAGGTTTTAAATTGTCTCCAAGATCCTCATCCTCGAGTCAGATGGGCTGCTTGCTGCGCAATTGACATGCTATCAACTGTCTACCATCCAGATTTTCAAGAACAATACCATAACCAAGTAGTTCCTGCATTAGCTGCAACTATGGATCATGTTCATCCACGAGTGCAG GCATCTGCTGCTGGAGCTCTATCCTTCTTCTGTGTGTCCAACAAGCCAGATTTTTTGATACCTTACCTAGATGGAATAGTTAACAAACTGCTTGTACTTGTACAG AATGGCAAACAAATGGTCCAACAAGAAGCATTATATGCATTGTCTCGTATAACTGAATCTGTTAAG GAGTACTTCCGGACCTATTATGACACTGTTATGCCACAGTTGAAAGCTTTCTTGAGAAATGCAGATCTTAAATCCGATTTCATTCTTCTTGCCAGAGCGATAGAGTGCATGAGCTGTGTTGGGTCTGCTGTTGGCAGGGAGAAATTTAGAGAAGACGCAGAGCAG GTCATCAAAGTGATTATGATATCATTACAAGGAATACAAGCGAAGGGGGATGATTCTCCAACTGAATACTTGCTAAGG GCATGTGCTGCAATTTGCGATTGCCTAGGACAGGATTTTCTTCCTTATATCCATAAAGTCATGCCCTTTATTATTCAATATGCTCAACTTGAACCTGCTATAACCATCTCTGTGAAGCGGAACCAAGTTGCAGCCTGTTTTATGCTATGCCGCTTCGCTGAGACATTAAAGGGAGACTTCTACCCATGGGTTTCCCAG GTTGTTTCAGTCTTTATTCCACTTCTGAAATTCTATACCCACAATGGTCTCAGGAAATGTGCTGTTAATT CCATGTATATTTTGTTGCGTTCTGCTAAACTGGCTGTTGAGAAAGGGATCGCACAAGGTGCAAGTGAGGCATATTTCACAAAGTTGTCAGACCATATAATGCAGTCTTTGCTAGATGCTTTGCATGAG GAGCCTATGACAGATATATCTGCAGTCATGTTGAGTACATTGAACAATTACCTGCAG ATCAGTCCACTTCTCAATGAAGGTCAGCTTCGTAGAATAGTGACTGAGGTAAGGCATGTCATTACAGAAAGTTCAAACAGAAAACGAAAATTCAAGGAGAGAGCAAAATCAGAAGACTTTGATGCTGAGGAAGATGAATTGCTGAGGACGGAAAAATGGCAAGAAGATCATATTTTGTGGCAG CTTTGTCGAATATTAAAAACATTGATCAAAATGGTGAAGGCAGCATTCTTTCCTTTCATTGACGAGCTGGCATCATATCTGATTCCTATGTGG GGAAAAGATAAAACAGCTCAAGAGAGATGTACACCAACTGTTATCTTTGCTAGCCTAGTGAGGGAGTGCCCTGAAGTGGCTCTAAA GTACTGTGATATATTTCTACCTTTGTTTTTGGATGCAAGCAATGACGAGAACCCAAGAGTTAGACAG AATGCTCTTTATGGACTTGGGCTTTATGCGGAATATGGTAGTTCTGTTTTCAAACCTGTTGTTAAAG AGGCTATTTCAAGGATCAATGTTGTGATAATGCATTTATGTGCTCGTGAACCTGAGAATGAATGTGCATATGATAATGCTGTTTCTGCACTGGGTAAGATATGTCAGTTCCATCGGGAAAGTATCAATTCAGCCCAG